Part of the Vigna unguiculata cultivar IT97K-499-35 chromosome 3, ASM411807v1, whole genome shotgun sequence genome, AATatatttccaaaattaaaattcaatattcAACAAATTCCACTGAGTGGAAGGAATCATACTTTCCAGCCTGAGGACCTGATCTGTGATCAGAGAAAATGTGCACATCAGAAACCAGTGGATTGACTATTCCACGGGTTGCTTTAATCATGCTATTTTCAAACTGAACAGACACTCTTGTTGAAAAGGTAGTTCCtctaatttttttcacaaaaccttCATCAATCCAACTAACAGCCTGCcaagaagaaaacataagatGATAACAACAAAGTTTAAATAAACGAAATCATCAAAAGAATCAGAAACTTACAGATAGACTCTGAACAACAGGAAGTGATAAAATAACTTCGCCACCACCATTGGGAGGTAATCCACGACTCTCTATTTTAAGCTCCAAGCCTTCAGAGGGAACTCCAAAGCGCTTCAATATGGGTAAAGCAGTAGACTTGAAGGTATCAACCGATGGATCCTTAGAATCATTTGTAATTCCTGATAAACAATGTTCAAAACAGTTATAATTTCAACCATTCAAATATCTTGTAAAAGGTCCTTCAGAGATAGGTTTCAAAGTACAATCTAATTATTATAACTACTATACCTTTGAGCCTAATGGTGAGGGGCTGTTTTGCAAACAAACACAACACAATAAGTGGCTCCAGAAAATAGCCAATGGAGCGCGAGAGGCCACAATCGTGCGCACGGTGTTGCCTGCCACCGATAATAGTTCCAGGTTTGTACTTTAATTTGGTACCTGTTCAAtccaaataaaatgaataagCAATCCTCTGATGGTGGTGGTAGTTGTGTTACTGCAACTAAAcctgattgaaaaataaataaaaaaatgaaattaaaaaaaataccagTTTCGTTGATTTCTACATGGCAATCATCGCAGACAGTTTCAAAGAGACGGAGAAGTGAAATCTCATGATTGCGGAGACCTGGCCAAGTCTCATCAGCACGAATGTCTTCGATGAGAATGGGAGTTGAAGAGAGAGTAGCGAGAAGAAGGCGTTGCCGGAAGCTCTGGCTTCCCAGCAACCTCTTGTACGCCGTTTTCCCCATTCTATGCAAACACCTACGTAGTTGAAGCTGCAGATTTTGATGCCCCCGGAATGAATGCAGAACGGAGAAAGAAGTCAATAAACCCTACATAGAGGGACTCACCCCTGTGTTTGTCGGAGAGATTTGAGCTTTGATTGTATAACTTAAACCCAGGCCCTAATAAATATTGGCACCCTGTtggtattaaaaaaaaaaaacataaaatgaagcAGACCATTTTCTTTCTCCACCCCCTTAGTTTTCATGTGAACCATAACATAAATGAAGTCGTTTTTAAGCTTTTGCCATTAGATCATAACAGTGTATCAGAAGTTTTAGGACTGTTTTATTCAGCATTAACtcttattgaataaaaaaacacGTAAATTTCAATACAAAACAAGATGGATCCGCATACTATTCGTGCTTTAAGTCCTAGAGACTATTGTGTGCCAGAATATTAAATATGAGGTCAGATAAAGTCTTTAAAAATGTACATGGCAGTAGATAAGCATAATTTGATTGAACATGAGGGAAACACTTGACTTAAAAGCAACAAACATGTAGTTTATCTTCACAGCAATTATTGGAAGACAGAGTTGCACAGGATGCATAATCATATCATTCAAGTAGCATCAGGATGCATAATCATATCATTCAAGTAGCATCAGGATGCAACTTCTATTCATCCATTACTAATATCAGTTGGTTTGTGACGCGCTAAATTTGTAATCTTAGTTTTAAAGGGAGGAAGTGGGACAACTAGAACCAATCAGATAAGGATGACCTGTGTCATTTCTCTGGAAAATACAGAAAATGAATTCCTTGTGTAAGTAGTTTTACTTTAGGAAAAATTGGCTGCTTGAGTCATTGAGTGGTTAATGATTATTAACACTACTCTTTGTAAACTGTTAACTTTAAGTGTAATTTGTTTTTCCTAAATTGcaaattttaaaccagaaatgTATGCTTtgcaaattttatgaaattttaaacagAGCTACAAACTACTGCCACACGGCATATGAGATGTAACACagttgatattaatccatttaacaaaaatttacgGAAGACTTCTAacttgttaaataaaataaataaataaatagcaaATCCTGTCTGTTACTTGTGATCAAGATAGAACATATCCAACTAAAATAAACTCACCCATGTAAAAAATGTATCTTTATAATACAAAGATCTCAAACTCGAACTGACAAATTTGCATTCATAATTCCAAATTTTCACTGTGCAAAATGTGTTTCTGATATTTGAAGGGACTGCCATTCTCTGGCAAGTACCAACTTTCTAAACTAGCATCTTAATCAGCTGGTAATGTCAAGCAAGTTCATGTCAGCCCCCGAGATGGGAGTTTCTAAAGGTGAAACGAAGCATACCTTATAACAGCAACAACCTTCCCAACACGCAGTGGCCTGGTTTCGATCTTAATCTCCGACGAACCCTACCACACCCACCAGCGCAATAGTGACACCAACGTGCAATCTTACCTTTGGTTGGCCTCTGAAATAGCGAagagggtttagggtttatctcgaaattttaaaatagaggAGAGGGTATAGTGCGTTGAAATTAGGTTCACATTATTTTGACATGAATAtaatttgattgaaaatatggattttttttttaatttttaaaatttatataactaaaaattaaaatattaaaatatggaaggtaaataaaattaaaatactcttttaattttctaattattataaataaagataataatattttaactcacTTTTAATTTACTGCTCCTatcatttttaatcattttttttgattttttttatatgataatttaaGAATGTTTGAAATCAtggattaaatataaatttaaaaaacattgattaaaatattatcatcctattaaaaattcaatcaaatctttactttttatttattttaatttagtcatttattataaaatgatcCAATTAAGCCATTTTTGATAAATTGAG contains:
- the LOC114175696 gene encoding probable RNA 3'-terminal phosphate cyclase-like protein is translated as MGKTAYKRLLGSQSFRQRLLLATLSSTPILIEDIRADETWPGLRNHEISLLRLFETVCDDCHVEINETGTKLKYKPGTIIGGRQHRAHDCGLSRSIGYFLEPLIVLCLFAKQPLTIRLKGITNDSKDPSVDTFKSTALPILKRFGVPSEGLELKIESRGLPPNGGGEVILSLPVVQSLSAVSWIDEGFVKKIRGTTFSTRVSVQFENSMIKATRGIVNPLVSDVHIFSDHRSGPQAGNSPGYGISLVAETTSGCFISADTAVSHARDDDTSSLADDAKRDLMPPEDIGVGTANALLGEIAQSGVVDSTHQGLLFLLCALCPQDVSKVRVGKLSQHGVETLRNIRDFLNLKFIIKPEPNSQSVFLKCVGYGMKNLSRKVS